AGCTATCTGATGCCATGTACTGGTGAGGTGGAGGAAGAGATAATGAATCCAACCTTATTTGTATGGTTGATAGCCACCATGCCAGTGTGAACATTTTGGTCATTTTAGTTAAAATTCCCTTAAGTTTTGGATGTgtggggtaatgaaatgttaggTCCTTCTACCTGGTGGAAAGGACTTTGCTTAAAGAATATGCTATTTTCCCCCAGGCAGCCCCTTGCTGAGCTGCAGAGTGCAATGACAGAACAGAATGAATTCCAGTGAGGAGCTCCCTTTTACCCAGCACCCACAGAACTGAAATTGCTATAGCTGGTGGTGCCTTAGGCACGAGTGTAACTTCCCATAGTTCTGGTTTCCAATGCATACAGAGAAGACATCGATGCATCCAAGGGCAAAACTGAGGCCAAAGTTGGTTGCTTGTTCACAATTCCAGATCCCTATTTCCTTTATGCATTGTTCATGCAGAAATAGCTGTGAGCCAGAAGAGCATGCTAGGTCCTAATGTGCAAATGAAATGTACCATGTGTCTTATTTGGGGGTAGAATTCCTATTGGGTGCATTGAAGTCCTGCCACAAGAAGTAACTTGACCTGGATTCTCTCAGCACTGTGGACACACTGGAAAGTCTACGTGATTGTAAAGGTGATGAGGTGACCTATTTGCAGCCCCTTCAGCACCAATTTCCTGTCTTATCTTTGTACATCTTAGATGAATTGATATTTGGCTTTGTTTTTGAGGTAATATATGGCTGTGCACCTACTGTGTTGAGCTGCTAATAgaaatgtgggggaggagagttCCTGCTCTCCATTAGCTAGTGTCATCTTTGTGGTTTTGAAAGGCTTGTGTCTGACACCACATGCAGTATGGTAATCATAGGAACAAGCCCTCTGTTGTTTGCAGTTAGGACAGGGGAGGTGATGAGGAGGCGATACAGGCTGATTGTAGCCTGCAGACTCTCGATGCAGGTGCTAGTTCTCCCCAGAGCAGAGGCACACCGACCAAAAGGGAAGACACACACAAATCAAGAAGTAAAAATAACCAATGAGTTGCTTAATCAATGGggttctttattaaaaaaaaatcccaatgaaCCAATGGTTAAATTGGGGAGTAGCAGTTTTATAGTATCAATACCACTTTTTAGATTTCAAGGAGGTTTGAGCTTGTCATAGTCTTGGTTAGCCTACACATCTAGATACCTGAATTGCCTTTTTAAGACACTAGGTGGAATCTCAGTGCTATGATCACATAACTGTATAACTGTACAACCCAGCTCGCCATCTGTCATGGTGGTTGCGATCTGCATCATCTGAAAGGATTCAATTTTAAGGCTATGTTTATATCCAGGTAGTTATGCTGTTTTTCACTCACAACAGTTGGTCTTGTTTAAAATATACTCTCCTCCTTTCCGGGATAAAAACATTGGAGGGTACGTTGTCTTCATGGCAGTGCAAGCAAAATAACCTCCATTATTCAGGATTGAGAAGTTCCAGACTCAGACTCCATCATCTCATATGGGCACACACACAACAGTGTGGGACAAATTTGTGTAGCTTTTAACTGTCTGTTAGTCACTTTATAATTACTAGAGCTGACAGGAGGATGACAAGTCTATTTGATGGCAACTTTTAAGTTTCAAAATTTGTGTTCCACTGAGGCCTATACCTGGGTCTTCCACCTCCCTGGCCAGTACTCTAATCACTCAGCTATTCAATTAGAGTGTCTCtcttcctgcccttcccctcaAAAAACCTTTCATGAACATTCCATGGAAACCAATATGTCTCCATGAAACAGTTTGGCTTAgataaaacagaacattttgccaaAATTTGCCAAagattccaaccagctctaatgattACACTGTCTTTTTTGAGCAAAGTAATTTGAAAGTGACTGGATTTAAATACTTAAAGTTAGGCTTTGAAGCTAACTCTAGTTTTGTGATAAATAGGTGCCATTTTACATCTCTGGTGCTGCATACTATACAGAAGTACTGGAACcttaatattttttctgaatGGAAAGATTCTGCAGAGCAGAAAAATCATGGAATACATGAACACACTGGAGAATATATTGTCTGGAGCAATCCCACAATGGCAAGGAGAAAGACTAGACTATCTTATATTGTAGGTCGTTTCCTGTCTAATATACCCTTGCCTTGCAAAACTGTCATGAAAACATACATCTTGGGCACAAAATGCACTCATCCCACTCTTTCCTATGACTGAATAATTACAGGTACTGATGAATCTAAAGAGATTTTATTTgccttaaaacaaacaagcattcATTACTTCAAGGGAGTGGGGAATAGAATTTTGCTGTTCATTTCTTTAGTTGAAGATTAGAACTGGTTgattgaatattttattttttgtagctcTATATAAAACAAGCTTGGCATGTTTAAGTTTCACATGCTACTCCTGACATCTTCCTGCTTCACTCAAAAATCCAACAGCTATATGGGAaagtggatggctcaggggagCAGTAATAGGATACAAAGCAAAGTACATCACAAAGTTGCCAGTTTGAATCTAGCCTGGGTCTCTAGCAGTTTAAAGGTTTTTAACCTTCTGATGTCTGTAGAATGGCTTGTGTGGAGAGAGTGAGGCTTTTCAGTTCAGTTTCTAGCGGATGTGTATCCACATGATTACATCATAGTCACAGTTGATTACCTCGGTGAGCACCCTCAGCAGAGGCCCGGGATTTGCCGGGATTTAATGGGTCCTAGACAGTAAGTCCCTTTGTCAACGTTAGAAGTAGCCCCTTTAGGGCAATACTGAGGCACAATGAAGGGTGGATAGGAAGAGTAATCTGGGAGAATCTTGGGCTGCTACTTGAGTCTTTGCACTTTTGGCAGAGGATGTCTGTTTCAAGGGCTGTTAATCTGGTACCCTTCACCAGCATTGAAGTCATTTACATTTAGTTTGCTGTTGCAAACTGCCTTGCTGAGTAGAGGATTTTATTTCTCAGCCTCTGAATGAGTATGGGAGGCTGACCTACCCTCTGCTAGTACAGTCTATGGTCTTGATTGCCTTTATGAATTACTGAAACTGTGGCTtcactgatttcccctcccccaccacacacacattagCCACCACCTTTTAAAAAGCTATTGAAAGAGCAACAGAGCTTGCACTCTTTTTTTCATGCTCTGTaactaaaattaatcaaatatttgtaaaatgttaccTGCTACTTACTCTACTACTTACGGActacagtaaaaaaaacaaacctctaaCACAAAAAGACCATGAGGGCCCTTGTCAAACAGTGCATCATTATTGAGTTGGGACCATTAGAATTAGTTTGTTAGGGATATGCGAGGTGGTTTGGGTAATGTAGGAACTATCCCAAACCTTTGCATCATGGAAACTTCTCCGGGGTTTGGATACATGGTTGTCATTTTCACACCTCTCTGTTCTCCCTGGTTCTAATCAAGAGCAGAAGAGCTGAAATATACTGAGAGAGGAGCTGTTCCTGCCACGTTTCTAGCTCAGCTGGAAATTGTTAGTACTAGAAAACGTATGAAAGCCAAGATtcccagcagggcaggcaccagctaaagatgcaggtgcttggggcggtcaataCCAAGCGGCAGCACTCCagccgctattggggcggcacgtctgggtctttggcggcaattcggcggcgggtccctcagtccctctcggaacgaaggacctgccgccgaattgccgccaaagagtgGAGCGGCGTGATCGTGCTGTCAcggcattttttaatttttatttttttgtctcttggggcagcagaaatcctggagccggccctgattcccagCCTGGTTTTGTTCTTGTATATGGCTTATTGAGCctggtggagggagggaaatccCCACTTCTGGATACTTTTCCATACCAAACTTCAGAACTTCTTGAGATGTGCTCATCCTTGCTTCTAGAAGAGGGTGTTACTAATCAGTAGAGATGAGTGAACTCAGAGTTCAAGATTTCACACACTTCTCTAACTAGGTTTTAGATTCAGAAAACTTTTTCTATATCATTTAAACCCTTGTCTTTTTTCTGTAGTAGGTGatagaatcttttaaaaagacGTCTTTATTTTCCTAGCTAGAAGAGAAGCATATGTTCTGTATTAGGGATCAGAGGCCTAGTACCCCTCAACATTAGGCTGATGCAAATGGGTGCCCTATATTTGGTACATACAatttttagggctgttgattaattgcagttaactcatgtgattaactcaaaaaaattaatcacgattaaaaaaataatcatgattaatcacagttttaatcgcactgttaaacaatagaataccaattgaaatttattaaatattttggatgtttttctacattttcatatacacctctaccctgatataacgcgacccaatataacacgaattcggatataatgcggtaaagcagcgctccgggggggtagGGCTGcatgctccagcggatcaaagcaagttcgatataacgcggtttcacctataatgcggtaagatttttggctcccgaggacagcgttatatcggggtagaggtgtatattgtattctgtgttgtaattgaaatcaaaatacatattatttttgattacaaatatttgcactgtaaaaataataaacaaaagaaatagtatttttcaattcaccacataaaagtactgtagtgcaatctttgtcgtgaaagtgcaacttacaaatgtagattttttttgttacataactgcgctcaaaaacaaaacaatgtaaaacttcagagcctacaagtccactcagtcctacttcttgttcagtcaatcgctaagacaaacaggtttgtttacatttacaggagataatgctgccctcttcttatttacaatgtcaccagaaagtgagaacaggcatttgcatggcatgtttgtagctggcattgcaaggtatttacgggccagatacgctaaacaatcgtatggcccttcatgctttagccaccattccagaggacatgcttccatgctgatgacgctcgttaaaaaaataatgcgttaattaaatttgtgactgaactcattgggggagaattgtatatccccTACTCTGTTTTAgccgcattctgccatacatttcgtgttatagcagtcttggatgatgacccagcacatctagttcattttaagaacactttcgctgtagttttcacaaaacacaaagaaggaatcaatgtgagatttctaactgacacaaggtttaagaatctgaagtgccgtccaaaatctgagagggatgaggtgtggaacatgctttcagaagtcttaaaagagcaacactctgatgcagaagctacagaacctgaaccaccaaaaaagaaaatcaaccttctgctggtggcatctgactcagatgatgaaaatgaacatgtgtcagtctgcactgctttggattgttattgagcagaacccgtcatcagcatggatgcatgtcctctggaatgatggttgaaatacgaagggacatatgaatctttagcgcatctggcacataaatatcttgcaacactggctacaacagtgccatgccaaCACTTTCAGGTGACGCTGTAagtaagaagtgggcagcattctctcctgcaaatttaaacaaacttgtcctagtgattggctgaacaagaagtaggactgagtggacttgcaggctctaaaatgttacattgtttatttttgaatgcagttatttttttgtacataattctacatttgtaggttcaactttcatgataaagagattgccttacagtacttatattaggtgaattgaaaaatactatttcttttgtttttttacagtgcaaatacttgtaatcaaaaataaatataaagtgagcactgtacactttgtattctgtgttgtaattgaaattagtatatttgaaaatgtagaaaacatccaaaatatttaaataaattgcattctattattgtttaaaagtgcgattaatcatgcaattaatagcaattaatttttttaatcgcttgacagccctaataatttttaattctcttttttcctccctcactCCTTGAAGCCCCCAGAATATGAAAACAATAGCACTTAAGTCAAAATTTCATACCCAGGATGTTCAAGTTCATAAGTGTGGAAAAAGGAAGTCTGCCTTTTCTGCTAAATGATAATGAATGGGATGGAGTaaactgggatttttttatttctaacaaCATTTTGCTGGGGTTCATGGCTCCTTTTCAACAAGCTATACAAGTAATTTGATAAGATGGCTGGTACCAAGCCATGCTGAAAAGGAAGAGAAGCTATAGAGAATATGGTCGAATACTTGAGAATTTCTTAAATGTTATTAAAACCACTGCAAATTAGAGTGATGATTATTTCACTCCGTTCTAGGGAGGTGTGATTTTCTGCATGCGTGTGTGCGTGTTGTGCCGTGTGATTGTTAATGGTCTTCTGGCTCTTTAAGAAGATTTCTGCACTGTGGTTATTTGGCAGTGTGCTTTAACCAGTAACTAGTGTGGGGAGGTTTGTACTTTTCTGACAGCTCATAAGCGGCAGAAGAGGCTTCTAATGCTCTTTCTTTGCTGTGAGAGGAAAGGGTCTGCTGATAATTGTCCGAGATTTCAATCTGATGGTACTCCAGAAAATAATGAGGATCAGGGGTTGGCTGATTGGGCGTGGAAGAAGCAGCCTTATTGTGGCTCTCCTGTGGGCAGCATTGGGAATAAAAGCTGCAggtaagtagagccctgcaaatctggggttatccatggaccatgtttgcagatcatggcttggatgcggatacaaattttgtatctgccaGGGCTTTACAGGTAAGGCCAAGCCAGGCAAGACGTAGCATGTTGCCATCATTTTTCAAGCCCAATCTAGAAGTTAGTTTTGTATACTGAAGAGAGAAGCTGTCTGGGGAATGGGAAAGGAGGGGTGTATCTCAATACCCTTCCTAGACAGACTCTGAATCACGTCTGTCTCCTCATGTCTTCTCCATTGGTAAATTTAGCTCCCTGGCACAGTGACTGAGGGTGTGTTCCCACGGCAAGTGaaaggtgtgattgtagctctatacccatgctagctttaatctagctagcacaggtaacgACAGCAGTATAGGCATGAGGGGGCACAGGCTTTAAGCACTAGCCAGCAAGGAGAGTATAAGCCTCCAGGGACCCTAGGTTGCTAGCCTCTGCTGAAGCTGTCCCCCCACATCTACACCGCCATTGTTACCCATGCTGGCTAGATTAAAGCTCAGGTCGTTTGCCTATCCATTCTACAATCACACTGTTcacttgcagtgtggacatagcctgagAGAGAAGCTGAACTCTGACCTCAGAAGACGGAATATCCAGAGCTGGCTAGAAAAAGGTTTAATTTTCCCGTGAAACATTGTGATTGTTcttttgaaaaatacaaaagttttCAGTCAAACTactgaaaatggaaaatgttgggtttttaggttttctaatgaaaataaactttttttgagGAAAGCTGACATTTATCAAACCCGATTTTCTGTTGAAGCTCTCCTGGGCAGAAAATATTTGGCCAACCTGCATGTCCTAGACCTTGTAGAAGATAGGTGAGGGATACTGTGATATCCCTCCTCACACAGCTCCGCAGAAGGGCTGCCAAGAAACACAGAGGTTATGGGAAAAGCCAAATTATTAATGATTTGTATTACAACAGCACCTGGAGGCATTAACCAAggtcagggcctcattgtgctaagcaATGTGCATGCAGAGTATGAGACGATCCCTACCCCAAGAGCTTACAAGTGACCTGAAAGATACTAGGCAGGTTAATGCTCATACAATAGCCTCTCCAGTTAATGGGTCTGCTCTCTTACTCTCCAGGATGTGACATGCTTGAAATCCAATACCCATCAGCCCGCGTTAAGCTTAAAGAAGGAGATCCCCTGACCTTGAATTGCACAGTGTGGTATGAAAAGGAACAGGAACAGAAACAGTCTTCAGATCTGAAGGTCTACTGGTGTAAACAGGTGGAAAATCAGAGCAGCTGTGCTAAGGTTGGCGAAGAGCTGGAACGCTTGCTATCAACAATGAGCTTAAATCCCCAAGCAAGGGTCAGCTTGTCTCTGCTCCTGGAGATTCATAATGTCAGCCGTTCAGACAGCGGTGGTTaccagtgcagagccagtgcaaaTAACCAGATTGCTATCGGTCACTATATCCGAGTGGAAGTAACAGGTAagcagtgaaaagcaacagagggtcctgtggcacctttgagactaacagaagtactgggagcataagctttcgtgggtaagaacctcacttcttcagatgccttgcatctgaagaagtgaggttcttacccacgaaagcttatgctcccagtacttctgttagtctcaaaggtgccacaggaccctctgttgcttttcactgctTACCTGTTACTTCCACTCGGATATAGTGACCGATAGCAATCTGGTTAtttgcactggctctgcactggtAACCACCGCTGTCTGAACGGCTGACATTATGAATCTCCAGGAGCAGAGACAAGCTGACCCTTGCTTGGGGATTTAAGCTCATTGTTGATAGCAAGCGTTCCAGCTCTTCGCCAACCTTAGCACAGCTGCTCTGATTTTCCACCTGTTTACACCAGTAGACCTTCAGATCTGAAGACTGTTTCTGTTCCTGTTCCTTTTCATACCACACTGTGCAATNTACCTAACTAAACGCTCTTCCGATCTCGCGTTTAGTTAGgtatgggtaagaacctcacttcttcagatgcaaggcatctgaagaagtgaggttcttacccacgaaagcttatgctcccagtacttctgttagtctcaaaggtgccacaggaccctctgttgctttttacagattcagactaacacggctacccctcaggTAAGCAGTGGTAGCTTTAAGATTTGTTTGGGCAGTGAGGTGCTAGAGGCGAGAGGGGTAAATGCAACACATTCTTGTCCTTTACATTTGTCCTTTACATATGATAAAAAAATGTCAATGAATTGCATCATCTCATCCTGATGCAATGATATCACACACTAATGTCACCTCATGATATAGCATTGCCATATTATGACACTTGGAATCAGTTTAAGGCTTTTTAATTGTCTCTCCAGTTTGGCTCACTGGATGTGGGACAGGAATGTGATAATTGAGGTGTTCTTGAATTTCAGATTGGCTGATGGCGCCACTTGATCTACTAGGGGTGGGAGCAGCCTCCAGCTTTGCATTGTGGGTACCAAAGCAGTTCTTGTAGGTAATTatagggggagaacaagggcatgACGAAAAGAGTGTTAGATTGAGGTGCTGCCAGTCTGTAACTCAGAGGCAAAGTTCACTCCCACACTGGCTCGCCTGGTACTTGCTCCTGTTTTTAACCACAGAACCTGATAAATTCACACGTGGCAAAGAAATGCTTTAAATTGATGACTGGGTGTATATGAGCATGGAATCATCAGTCTTGTGGGTGAGGATCACCCACGGCTGCCTTGAGGTGAATGTAGATTTTGTGAGGGTCGGTGCTTACAGAGATGGAGCTCACAAGGTCAGGGCCAGCACTGCTGAGCTACTTCTCACAGAGCTGAACTACTTTTCCATTTCACATGAATAAGAAAAAAGTGTTGCATAGAGAAAGGGCAGGAAGGGCTGAGAAACACCAGGGTCCCTGCCACCTGCCCCCTGAATCTTCTCGGTTGATCATGCAATCTGTTCTCATCTGAGCTACCAAATGACCCCTGCTCAGTGCTCCAAAGGAAAGGATCATCCCTTCCCCTGAACCTTCCGAAGTCCCTGCCAGTATCTCCTAGGGGTAAAGTCACTCCTAACACAAAACTGGGTGATCAATACATCCCTGTGCTGGATACAGAGTGCTCCTGAGCCAGACAGAGGAGAGTGGCTGAAAACCCAGCTGTCAAGCAAGTGCTGTTTGGGAAATTCTCCAGAAGTTCAGGGCAGGTTTGCCCAGCTAATAAGCCAGCCGGGAAGTCAGAGAAAGGCGAGCATGCAGAAGCACAGCCCTGAAGGAATCATTCGTACCATGGGCAGTAGCCAGTGGGATACACCCTTGAGAACAGGCAGTAGTGTGTGTGGACTCTTATGCTGTAGCTTGAGGGAGGAGGGTCAGACAGATGTGGagcgtgtgtgtgttttacattgTGCCCATGCTTGGTCACTTGCTGTGCACTTAGGCAGTGCCAAAGCTATTGCCCCTGTGAATCCAAGCAGTTCCCTAGTCCAGACATTCTCTGTTCCACTGCCTTGTCTACAAATATAAACTAACATGCTATTCTGCCTCTAAATGACTCTCTCTTTCCACTTGAGCATCACTCTCCTTTCCTTCTGTGTTCCAGATCCTGGTTCCAGCTCCCCAGACCTGCCATCATCAGTTGGCCCCACTTCTTTTCACTTACACAAAGAAAGGATTTGCCTTGCAGCCACACTATTACTTTATGCTTGCTtttgctctccccatcccctcacccccacctgtACACATAATGAGTGAGCTGTGGACCACAGTTGCTAAAAGTGGCAACCAAACCTGAACTCGACCACACTGGAGTCACCTCATCAGTTCTTATGCATCATCTTCATAATGCAGTGCAGCATTGTAACACCCCAGTGTGGTGTTATGCTGGACCCTGCCAGAGTCACATCTGTGCTACTCTGACTGGGAGGAGCAGGTTCATGTTCTTTCCAAGCCGCTCACCCAGCCTAATTGTTAACAATGCATCAAAATTATATTCTCATTCACCGTGTTTCCCCTTTCATGCTGCCAGGAGCTTTCTCCAAAATGTTTCaactcacttttctttcttttttttctttagctgCCTTCTCTGTGGCTTAAGAAAGCCGCTGTGGTTTGAGTTTACAGTGAGACAGTTCTGCCAAGTGTTTTTACTTACCTGCACTTTGTTCATGCTTGTAGCAGAAGAATTAAACCTTGTGAGTTCTTTGAACACCACAGGGAGTCCAGAGGCTATCTCCCAGGGCAGCAAAGCTCCAAGGATGGATTCCTGGCTGGAAAAGACATGGGCACTGATCATGATACTCTGGCTGACCCTTTCTTAAAAGGTAGGAAAAGATGTATATATTCTCTCTAGAGAGAGATGCTGTGATCTGCCATCCTCTAAAATCATGGTAGAGCCACACAGCTGGGTTTTCAGAATGACCCCGTTTTCCTTTTTCTTGAGAAAACCGCTATTTTGTAGAATGCTTCATCTCCCATCACTGCCATACCATAGAGGTTAATGGACTAGAGTCCCCATCCAGGAAGGCAGAGTGAACCCCACTAGTAGTAATGCCTGTGCTTTCATGGGGTTGGCACAAGGTGCCACTGCTCCAAGCTTGGTCTCCTGCAGGCAGTAATAGTGACATCTGTGgttttctgacttcttgtatgAAGCAGGCTGTGTGGCCTCAGAGCTGATTTGGCTTATGGGCTCTAAGTGTTGCCTGTTTTATGTGGTCATGAGCCCCTGGGGATTCGCAGGCAGCCCTGATATGTGTTAATGTGACCCGAGC
The DNA window shown above is from Trachemys scripta elegans isolate TJP31775 chromosome 1, CAS_Tse_1.0, whole genome shotgun sequence and carries:
- the LOC117888599 gene encoding uncharacterized protein LOC117888599 isoform X1; the encoded protein is MVLQKIMRIRGWLIGRGRSSLIVALLWAALGIKAAGCDMLEIQYPSARVKLKEGDPLTLNCTVWYEKEQEQKQSSDLKVYWCKQVENQSSCAKVGEELERLLSTMSLNPQARVSLSLLLEIHNVSRSDSGGYQCRASANNQIAIGHYIRVEVTAEELNLVSSLNTTGSPEAISQGSKAPRMDSWLEKTWALIMILWLTLS
- the LOC117888599 gene encoding vascular endothelial growth factor receptor 3-like isoform X2 encodes the protein MVLQKIMRIRGWLIGRGRSSLIVALLWAALGIKAAGCDMLEIQYPSARVKLKEGDPLTLNCTVWYEKEQEQKQSSDLKVYWCKQVENQSSCAKVGEELERLLSTMSLNPQARVSLSLLLEIHNVSRSDSGGYQCRASANNQIAIGHYIRVEVTGSPEAISQGSKAPRMDSWLEKTWALIMILWLTLS